DNA from Athene noctua chromosome Z, bAthNoc1.hap1.1, whole genome shotgun sequence:
GTGTATAACAAACTACGCATTTGCTCAACTATTTACTTAAGTAAATGTTTCATTTGTTAATCCATGCTATTTGTTGTTAATCTGTAGTCACGAATTGCCAAACCCTGTGGATTCTTCTGTTCTCCGTGTGGTTCAGCAACAAACTCAGCAGCAACCTACAGCTGTATCACAGAGAAGAACCCAAGATAGCAATTTTAACCTTACTCATTATGGAGTCCAGCAGATCCCTTCTGTGTATAAAGATTTAGCTGAGCCATGGATTCAGGTAATTTTACTTTGTAAAAGAAGCTTCAAGGGTAACTTCTGATTTTGAACTGTATATTTGTCAGATCTACAATtcaaaaatttgttttgaatCCCATCAGCTTTATGTCTGATTATTACTGAAAAGAATTAACTTGCAACAGAAGAGAAGGCTTTTCAGTTTCAATTTTAGACTTTATTTCACACCTAATATTAAAGGTCCTAATAAAACACTAATAAAATGTAGTGTTCTTAACTCTAGTTTTGGTTGTGCAAGTGTCCCATAAATACAAAGTTCGCACTTACTGTTACCCGCAAGTTGAGTTGCGGGAGCCAAATGATATAAAAAACCTCTAGAGTCTAGAGGTGGATTCAGCTGAGCAGGGATCACACACTTAAAAGTTGGAGACCTTGTATTGCCTGTATTTCTGCTATAATCTTTGTCTGGTATAGCTGGACCTTGGATTCAAGGTTTGGATTCAAGGTTGTTTATATCAGGGTCTAGAAACAAACCCCATAATGAATAATTCAAAGTGAGTGAAACCATCTATACAGGCATCTTCCCATTTCTCTTAACAGAGTTTTTTTAGAATCAATGATGTATCATTTATGAGGCTTAATTTCTATTGCAGAatcttttttttaagatactgtaCCTTCTGACATATTTTTGCTGTCAGGCTTATTAAGGTGATTGTTCACCAAAAACATTTCTTTGCTCTTTTGATTGCTTTCCTTAGGTACTTACGTTGTAGTGTTATTCAGTTGGACTCCTGTAACACTGCTTTCACCTTGGCAGGTATTTGGAATGGAGTTAGTTGGCTGCTTGTTTTCTCGAAACTGGAATATACGAGAGATGGCACTGAGACGTCTTTCCCATGATGTTAGTGGTGCTCTATTACTGGCTAATGGTGAAAGCACTGGAAATTCTGGAAGTAGCAATGGAAACAACACAAATGCTGGAGCTCTGGGAGCAGCTAGTGGGTCATCTCAGACCAGTATCTCAGGAGATGTGGTGGTGGAATCCTGCTGCAGTGTGCTGTCCATGGTCTGTGCCGACCCTGTCTACAAAGTGTATGTTGCTGCTTTAGTAAGTAGTTGTTTACTTGTATTCTAGTAATTTCAAAGTTACTTCATTTTTGAAggcaagagaaagggaggagatATATGAACCCAGGAATCCTAGTAGTTGTTGAGCACCATTGATAACTTTCAACCATAATCTGAATGTGGGATGAACAAAATCCTCAGCAAGAGTGAAATGGCGTGACTCCACTGGCCAGATATAAAGAAATGCTTGCTACAGTGCTAAGTATTAACAGTACTTGTATGACGAGGTTCTTTCCAGTCTCAAAGAATATGTGACTAATTCTAACAGTGGATATGTAGTAAGCTATTTATCCTTTGATTCGATATTTTGAATGCAATTTATATAAAACTATTtacaactcttaaaaaaaaaataattgtgtagTTAATTTGATTTCATATatattgcttttttcctttctcttagaaAACTTTAAGAGCCATGCTGGTATATACTCCCTGTCATACTTTAGCAGAGAGGACTAAACTACAGCAACTTCTCAAGCCAGTTGTAGAGACGATACTAGTTAAATGTGCAGATGCCAACAGGTATGGTGTCTCATaaatttcaaaaacattttggatTGTTACTGAAACATCTTGAATGTTTGTTGCTATTTATGTGAAACTAGGAGACCATTTATAGTTGATGATGAAATAAAATGTGTAGATCATAAGTATAAATATATCATGATTTAATTAGAGTCTCATTGCTACCAACAAGCTTCAGGCTTGAAAGATGTAGGTTTTGAAGGCACTTGATTGTGCTTTAGAGATCTTAAATGATACTTTGCTTTCGTAAGACCTTTTTTTACccttaaaataaaggaagatgtTAGGTGCAGTCATTAACCATCCCCTTAAGCAGTCAAGCAAATAAGTCATGTATGATTCTTACTTCAACAAAAGCTGCTGTACATCTGGGCCATGAAATGTTAATATAACACttctactttttatttcataGTGTAGTGTTAGGAGATGACTATTCTGAGTGAATGGCATTTCTGGCTTGAGTAGGCCTTGTCTTCCTCTCCCAAGCTACCCCATTTGTTCTGCCAGACCAACCATTTCTTCAGCTGTACTGTAATCTAGATGGAGAAGTCCACCAACTTTGTAAAAGGTGTCACAACTACTGGTAGTTTACAGATAGAGGATTATAGAAATCTATTGAAATAAAgtgatgtaaaataattttccatggaCAATTCCAAACTAATGATTATTGAAATACAATGAtgagaatgtttttctttgaaagcatCTGCTAAAAGAGTTACTTTTTGATTTGTATTTCTTACAGTCGAACAAGTCAACTTTCAGTCTCAACGCTACTGGAGATGTGTAAAGGCCAAGCGGGCGAGCTGGCAATTGGGAGAGAAATACTTAAATCTGGTAATAATAGCTCCTCATATATAATTGAATTATAATTACAAGCAAATATACTGAAGTGTTTTAAATTTAATACAAGGTCTATCCAATATCAGCATGGCAAAGAGAATAGTATTTCAGCAGTTTGGGAGGGGAGTATTTTGGGCAAACAGTGTGTATTTCTGTATGATACAGTTCTAATATTTATTTAGATCAGAATTTAGACCGTGAACATATCTAATCCTTATCAACTTTTTTGTAGGGTCCATTGGTATTGGTGGTGTTGATTATGTCTTGAATTGTATTCTCGGAACCCAAACCGAAACTAGCAACTGGCAAGCTCTACTGGGGCGACTTTGTCTAATAGACAGACTTCTGTTGGAATTTCCTGGTGAATTTTATCCCCACATCGTCTGTGGAGATGTTTTACAGGCTGATACCGTAGTAGACAGGTACTTGCTTATACTATGTGATACTCACTGTAGTTGAGTATGTTGTTTGTGATTTCTTCAAAAAAAATAGTTGTTCTAATTCATGTAAACAAATAGaatatatttatatgcaaaagTGTGCTTACTTTACAGAGTAAAtggttgcctttttttaaaacttctgacCTTTGAATGAATTTTGAATCACGAGTGCAGCAGTAAGTCTCTACTGCAGAATTGACAGCTAAATACATTACCTTGAAATGGTTTTCTAGGAACTAGTTAACTAGAGCATATCAGTGTATAAaacatctcttttctttttttaggtatAAGAAACTTCTCTCCCTCTTAACTTTCGCCTTGCAGTCAATTGATAATTCACACTCAATGGTTGGTAAACTATCGCGGAGAGTATTTTTGAGTGCAGCAAGAATGGTGGCAAGAGTGCCCCATGTTTTTGTAAAGCTGCTAGAAATGTTGAGTGTGACAAGCTCAACTCATTATGCAAGGATGCGTCGACGTCTGATGGCAATAGCAGATGAAATGGAAATTGCAGAAGCCATCCAGCTAGGCATGGAAGAAATGCACTCTGGGGACTGTCGACATGAAGACTTTTTGCAGCTACCTGTACCAGATAACTCTCCAGAAGCTACAGAAAGTAATACTCCAAACAATACTGTCCAGTTATTGGGGAAAAGCGGCAAAGGCTTAAGTGATAAAAAACTGAGTGCCAGTCCAGAGGATGTGTCTGATGCTCTGCCTGGCCTCACTGTGGGACTTCCTGTTTCATCAATAACCACTGAGCAACCAAAGCCAGCCattcaaacaaaaggaaaaccccAGAGTCAGTGTTTGAACTCTTCTCCTTCATCCAGTCATTCCCAGTCACTGTTCCCAACGCTTCTGTCTCCTTCAAACCCATCTGTACCAGCTGGCACTGTAACAGATGTCTCTAAACTCAGACCTCAGGGATTCATTCCCTGCAAAATCCCCTCACCTTCTCCTCAAACACAGCGGAAACTTTCTCTCCAGTTTCAGAGaaactgttctgaaaataaagaacCAGAGAAACTTTCTCCACTTTTTACCCAAGCCAGGCCATTGCCATCCAGTCATATACGCAGGCCAAAGCCATCACGACCCACCCCAAGTGATGTGAACAAGCAGGGAGAAACCTTAAAAAGCAGTATGACACTTGACCTGAATGATATTTCACAGTGTGATGGcagcagtagtagtagtagcagtGCAGTTATACCAAGTGAAGAGACGGTGTTCACACCAGTAGATGAAAAATGTCGATTGGATGTTAATGCAGAGCTCAATTCCAGTATTGAGGACCTGCTTGAGGCCTCCATGCCAACGAGTGATGGCACAGTCACTTTCAAGTCTGAAGTTGCAGTTCTTTCTCCTGAGCGGGCGGAAAATGATGATACTTACAAAGATGATGTAAATCATAAtcaaaaatgcaaagaaaagatgGAAGCTGAAGAGGAGGAAGCTTTAGCTATTGCTATGGCAATGTCAGCATCTCAAGATGCCCTGCCAGTAATTCCCCAACTACAGGTTGAAAATGGTGAAGATATCATAATCATTCAGCAGGATGTAAGTACACATATGGGAATTTAGCATAAGTCTCGGTTGAAGCTCACTGAATTTATAAAGCAGTGTTGTTATATTTCCAAAGTTACATAAACCACAAAAGTACTCTATACCCTCTCCTAGGATCTGGAGTATAAACAGTCAGCCAGTTGAGGGTGCTAACAGAATCCTTCCGTGGTTATTAACAAGTTTTAGGAAAGGTATTTGGAAAAGAAACGTGTCATTATACCAACCTTTAAAATGTCAAAGAAGGAAGTGTAAAAGTGGAGAAACCAGCAAATGAGAAAAGTTTTTTAGCAGGAGTAGAACTGTATTGAGTCTTAATGCATCTTAATGCTGATTTACTTTGAAGGCAATTGTACAAAACCAAActaatttctgaaaggaaaggCAGGGTTGGAAGAGATCTTGTTGGCACAACTTGAGAGAGATATGAGATGCTTTAGAagtcagaaaaaatatatttgtttacaAATAGACAAAAGTACAAGAACTAAAAATAGAGAAAGGAGTGGTTTATTTGTGATACTTTGCATGAGGTAACAACATGTGAAGCATAAAATGGGAGAAATAAGTAGAAAACAacatgattttggttttgtttactgTAGATGCTAACTAAAACCTTACCTAGATGTGGGATCAGGAACAGAAAAATAGTCTTGGCTCCTATTTGGGTccttaaatcttttctttcacCTTCAGGTCGTAACATAGAGGAGACTTTTTTGTTCTTACGTAGGGTAGGAGAACGTGGATTACTGAATACACCAACATGATGGTCTCAGCTGAAACATGTGTAACATGCAGTACAAAGAACTGTAAAAGAGAGGAGAGGCATATAAGCTTGGATATTTCATAACCTTCCAGAACATCTGCATCTTAGATGCATGCTAGTAAACATGGAATTGATTTGGAATTTTAATTTGCAGACACCAGAAACCCTGCCTGGACATACCAAAGCAAAACACCATTACAGAGAAGATGCAGAATGGCTTAAAGGTCAGCAAATTGGTCTTGGAGCTTTCTCTTCCTGTTACCAAGCTCAAGATGTAGGAACAGGGACATTAATGGCTGTAAAACAggtaaatacttaaaatactcCACTTCTTGAATAGTCTGTGCTtgttcttcagtatttctttggaacattaaatataaaatctCTTTGCTCCCACTGACTTCTTTTGTTCTTTGCTTCCTCTCCTCCATGTCATGTGTTCTCacataatacattaaaaaaacctctttatgTGCATGGTATTAACataatattttcaggttttttcactccttaaaattaaaaacaaacacctgTTTTTATATACCCATTTTCTTTCATAGTTCTTCAAATGCATTTCTACTTTTATCAAGTTCATACGTCAGTGACAGAGTTAGGAATGGAGCCCAGATGTCTTGATTCCAAATTAATGCCCTATTTGCAAGGTACCTATTAAAAGTAGTTTCCCCtattgtgaagattttttttttcctgaaacagttTAAGCAGAGGAAATTAGTTTGACACTTGTTCCCTCTGATCCAACAGTCAACTTTGAggcaagtatttttaatatttaaattaatagaTACAGAAACGTGAGTGAGAAAAGAGGCTCAAATGCACTTTCTTCACTCAAGATTTTTGAAGGTTCTAGATGTGAGTAAATCTTTCACACTTAAGGTGCCCCAGGTCTGAATCAGTGATACCACTATACAGGAAATCTTACTAATTCTAGAATGAACTTACACCCATGGAAATGAGcaatttcaaaacatttaattgGGGAAAGAATATCTGTAATCAGCTATTCCTCTTCTGAAACTCTGTTGCTTGTGAAAGAGTAGAACTGTCCATGTAGTCTTGAAGCTCCTCCTGGAGAGACGATGATGATTGTGATAGCCAGCGGAAATTCTCTGCAGCATACCATTATTTCAGCTTTAGGATGGATCAGAGTTGGGGTTGGCTTCAGTTCCATTACAAGACTTCTGATCTGCTCTCCCTCCCTCAGTGGAATTTCTGGGATAAGAGGCTTGGTTATGAAATGGGTAGTATGATTAAAATGgtaaaaatgttacaaataaCAACACTTCAGGtttatctttcttccttttcttcagcatctgaaaaaaatatatttttttcctagtttaaGCAGAGGAGAGTGAAGAGAAAGGTTTCCCCACTCCATACTTGGAGAGGTTTTTGTTGATATTTTCCCAGAAGATCACTCTTAATTTTCTATGACTGTCTCACATGGAGATACATTCTCAGCTGAAGGGACTTGAGATAAAAGAATACTTGCTATTTCTAGATGGGGAAAAGGGAAACCATCCATTCTTCTTACTGTACTGAAGAGGGGGTTACAGGACTGGTAATTATGTAAGGTAAGTCTGAATACCATATTTCAAAACAGGTGACATATGTCAGGAACACATCATCAGAGCAAGAAGAAGTAGTTGAAGCACTGAGAGAAGAAATAAGGATGATGAGTCATCTGAACCATCCGAACATTATTCGAATGTTGGGTGCTACATGTGAGAAGAGCAACTATAACCTCTTTATTGAATGGATGGCAGGTAAATAACTACTatgccaaagaaaatgaaagtatccGTTGAGTCTTGAACTATGTAGTTTCATACTGTATTTTGCATCACTTCAATTTGCAAATTTGTATTTGCTGTTGGTAACCAGTACAAAGGCCTACTTACAGAACAGTTTAAGTGGTCTTAGCAATATTCTTACAGGTGCATCCTTTTTTTGATTTAGAATTTTCCATACCTAATCTGTCATACAGCTAAAGCAGTTGGAAGCACTGAACAAAAATTCTACTACTTTTCCCTCAATTTCTGAATCTAAATGAGGAGTTAGAAACTTTGAGAGACAGGCACTTCAGTTGGAAATACATCAAACACTTGCATTTTCAGTGTACATGTGTAacttttaaagttattaaaaataactccTAGCAAGTTTGGAATACCTGTCACTTGGTTTTGTCACAAGCGTTTTCATAACAGTTGTGTGAGGTGACATGCAAAGGCATTTAAGAACTTAAATTTCTAATAATAGGTAGTAAGCAGGATGCTTATGGGAAAATATTGAGTGGTAATTTAGTAACAATACTAATACTCAGTAACAGTACTGAGATCTTTTTATTATTGTACAGAGCAGGGACAAAAAAGTCTGTATCcttttttcaagatttatttattaattttattaactgGACTATATGTTGTTGCTTTCCAGTTACCAAGACTGGATTTGGTGTTTTATACATACTCATTTCTTATAAAAGAATACATTGCACTGTAACTTATATTGTTTGGCAGAAACTGCTTAGCAATACCAGAATGCTAACAAGCAAAGCCCAAATGTGTGTTACTACAAGCAGTaatgtagaaaatattttctcaaaactAAGGGTGTTTAACTTTTTTAAAGTACAATTTACCTGagaatattatttatataatgaAATGTCAGGAATTGTCTTTACCTCATTCAAGGCCAAGTTATATTAGAATGCTTTGAGAGGCAGAATGAAAATCCAAATCTTGAGGATCTATATACCAGTTTTAGAAAATAGAGGAAGATACTGCTTTTCCTTGCTTGTCTGCTTGTTTCCACATATTGGTACTTAGATGGTAactaattaaaaagtaaattaagatTTCAGAGAGAATGTTTACTGGGAAGGCTGCACATAGCCTATTGCCCCAACAAAAACTAGTGTTCTGTTGATTAAATGTTAATGCAAGATGTGGGTAAATGTGTAGGTTTTTTATCAGCAACAGTACTTTATACACTAAGGGATTTGTATGTTCTTTTAAGGAAGTATAAAATTATTAGGAAGCATGAAGACATATGTCTTTAACGTGTACACTTTTGGGTAGAAAGTAATTAAGTAACCAAGTATTTTAGGTTTTGCCTATGAAACTTTGTTTTTGCCTGGGGGGTGTGAGAAATCTAGTTATAAATTGAGAATACCAAGTTCAAATTTTAGGAGGCAATGCTGCATTCATTCTATTAATACAAAATGTAAGTGTTGACAAAATGTGGGTTTTTATCTTCTAGGGGGTTCAGTTGCTCATTTGTTAAGTAAATATGGAGCCTTCAAAGAATCGGTTATTATTAATTACACAGAACAACTGTTACGTGGCCTTTCTTACCTCCATGAGAATCAGATAATCCATAGAGATGTTAAAGGTGAGAATTACTTAGAGTGTTTTAAAAAGATATATTCAGAAAGCAGCATCTATTTTGGCTTGAGACCTATCGCTTCTCTCAGATATGATCTCAGGAGGGGTATTTCTATTGTGTTTGATCATTGTTAAGAACCTTTGATTGCTGAAATTAATCAGAATGCTCAGGGATATTTGTTACCCATTCCAATAGTTTAGAAAAATtggttttctccatttcttcaaataaaatatgaaattgcCATATAGCTTAAAGATtgataattaaattaatataaatgtttACACTGAAATGATAGCAAAATCTGTGCCCAAGCCACGACAAAGAGGTCAGGTTTCTAAGGCATAGGGGTATTGTgatgagttttcttccttcatcctAATTAAACATAAATACAGTTGTACTGTGTTTGAGCAAAATGTGGAGTTCATTGGAAAATACCAGTCTTactaaatttttctctttaatgtcaCTGTAGCTATCCATGAACTGGAGAGATACCCAGATAAGTAGGAACATAGTGATGGAAAATACTCgtctttaatatttcttcttaaaatagGAAAAGCTCCAGTTGTTCTGTAATTAATTCTCTTCAAGACAACTCAAAATTGGTTAAGGATGAAGTAAATTTAAATTTCACAGAGAGATGCGGGGTTTGTTTAAAACCTCCATGGTTTTAGGTCaccattttctttcattcttccatCTCCAGGCATTGTTCCAGAATCCTGTGTTTGCCCTACTTTGAAAGTTTAATAGCTTCTCTAAATCTCTTGGACAGCCTCAAGCTGCGTGCACTATCATTCAGGCATAACAGAAAAATGACGTTATTAGACTTTGTTCTTGATTTTTAGATTTCCTTGATATTGGGGGTGGGCAATGTCAACCTATTTATAGTTTAATGGAGGAAGAGCATCTGTTCATCCTTTTTCCTGTAACAGAAAGCCAACTAGCAGTATTTTTATTATGCTGTTGACAGGTGCCAATTTGCTAATTGACAGCACAGGTCATAGATTAAGAATTGCTGATTTTGGAGCTGCAGCCAGGTTGGCATCAAAAGGAACTGGTGCTGGGGAGTTTCAAGGACAGTTGTTGGGAACTATTGCATTTATGGCACCAGAGGTAAGAAACCAGTTTTGGAAGTTAATTCAGAAAGTTTGTTTGAACCCTTTAAGCTAATTCATACAGCAAATTGCTGTAAATccttcaaaaatgttttaaatgtacTTGTTCTAAAGAATAGGAAGGATTCCAACATGGCAATAATGACATTTCTTTCTTGCTGTCAAAGTTGTTTTAAGCAGTTTGTTACAAGATTTATCTATCATAAATACTGTTACTAAAGCCCAATGGCCATCAAAAGCTAACTATTGGTTTGCCCCTTGATCAGGTATTTCGTTTACTAGCTCTCTACAGCTATATAAATTTTATGGCATTTACATCACTGATCACTCTCTCACCCTGAAATGTTAATCAGaatgcactttattttttttctttttttcatctaaaTAAATTTGACTTAAGAGACTTTGAAGCAGATAATTTGAGCATGTGTCTGTCTGTTCAGGTTCTGAGAGGTCAGCAATATGGTAGGAGCTGTGATGTGTGGAGCGTTGGCTGTGTTGTTATAGAAATGGCTTGTGCTAAACCTCCCTGGAATGCAGAGAAACACTCCAATCATCTTGCTCTGATATTCAAGGTGAGGTATTCTGTTGCTACCAATATACTACAAAATCATACAGCAATGTTTTTAGAAAAGTATATAAATAGTAGGGGTTGTTGCAATAGCTCTTCTTTATATTGGAGCTGTTAGTACAAAATCAGTACTGATACCAACATAATCATACTTGccttttcaagaaaaaagaagGCTACCACAACACTATGCAGAAAAAGCACTGTTGTAAAATAGAGTGtaacaggctaaaaaaaaataataattgaaatagaGTTGAACTTGACTGGCAAAAGAAGTTTTTGTACCATAAAACATTTATGTGTGTATTCATATTTCATAGTGGGAAATGTCCTGTGGTGAAAACCTAATGTTCCATGTTCAGATTTTGCTGAAAGATATTTACCATTATGCCGTGCTTTATATGAATTGCCCCTCTTTTTTGGGTCATCCATTTTGGCATTTGTGTTTTTTACTAAAATCAATTAACtatatttaattataaaagtCTAGTTGAACTGTAGGCATGAATGAAGAAAAATGCCACAAGTGAAGAAAGTGATTATTGGCATTTTCACTAGCACAAGGGAAGAAAGTGTTTCCACAAAACAGAACTAGCACACCAGTATTTAAATATCTTCTAATTAAGTACAAATCACTTGTCATAAGAGATGTAATTGTCTTGGTTCTGTGTTTGTGTGAATCTGGTGGTGCCACTCTAGTGTTCTCAATCATCTTTGTTAAAATTGATCAAGAGAAGGTAAAAACTAACTTGATTGGGAGTGATCTGCATCTATCAGAGAAAGATTGCCCTTTGGGGTGGTATCAGAAATACAGTAAAGCATACCCAGCTTAACATGTCATAATGTAACATCACTTAGCTTAATGTATTTCCGTGTTGGTTTATACCAGTTAACAGTGATGGCAACTAGTAGACTAAAGAATACCCATATGTATGGCAGAAGAGCTTTTCTCTTATGTCTTGCTCAGTAGATGGTCACTGCAGAATCTTGCTGTAAGAAGAAAATTTAGAGAAAAGTGCAAGGAGGGAGGCAGAATGAAAGGCAATGGGCATAAGGGAAACTTAAGACCTATTTTATAAAATGGAAGCAGTAATGTAATCTTCAAACTGCAGTAGGAAATATGCTGAGTGGAGAAAAGCTTATAAATATAACTAATTCATCAGCTGAAAATGATCAGCTTGTGAAAGGTTTTTGAGGTAGAAGAGGGGGCTTAAGAATCACTGACTCCtaaaaagttattttgcttttgttcagaTTGCTAGTGCAACTACTGCTCCATCAATCCCTACGCATCTGTCTCCTGGCTTGAAAGATGTGACTCTTCGGTGTTTAGAACTTCAACCTCAGGACAGACCCCCATCAAGGGAGCTGCTGAAACACCCAGTCTTCCGTACTACATGGTAGCTACTTATGTATAAGGCTGATATACTGAAGAAGAAGCTACTGAATATACAATATCTGTCTGTCTTGCAGTGCACTTAAGCACAGCAAATTGTATTATTCTGCTGGCCTTAACAACAGATACATCAAGGACTTAAGGCCAGTGGAGGACCCTACCTAAGTATGTGATTGACAAATCAAGATTTTTACCTAAGCTCAGTATGCAACTTTTCACAACTTGCGCAGAGATTTGTAAACCGTGCCTTTACAGACATCTGGCTCTGTGTGAACACAAAAGCATTTTTCCTTAAATCTGCATGAATTTAGCAGAtaggtgatttttattttatttggagcACTTTTTCAGCAATATTAGCAGCTGAGGGGCTCAGGATCTATTTTAATACAGCAATCACCGTTCCATTTCACACCGTGTAGATGTAAGCAGAGGATTCTGCAATTAAGTAAGCTTTCAGCACTGGTTAAAAGAAAGTTCTGTATCTGTCCCTTTTAATTTTACAAAGTTCTCTGAGTAACAGATCCAATCATTGATGGATACTTTACAAAAACATTTAGCCTTCCTTAAAGTAAGAGCAGGCAATTGTGGCTCACTGTGCATTTACTGCTGGCtatgtaatttcttttgaaattaaagtttgttttcattgtatttttaactttcagggaaaggtgatttttttaaatagtctttaGAAAAAGATGCAAGCTGTGTCATAGAACATCTTGCTGACACAAGAGTCTTTGAAACAGATTTGctgaaaatctggaaaaaaatgtcaccTTCAATAAGACAGTGTTGAAGGCTCTTgcaggttatttaaaaaaacaaaatggaaaaagatTGTTCTGCATAAAACAACTTAGTCTAAATCATGCTAAAAGTTATTGAGC
Protein-coding regions in this window:
- the MAP3K1 gene encoding mitogen-activated protein kinase kinase kinase 1 isoform X1, whose translation is MAAAAGNRTSSSGLSSGSGGEAAAAAAACGSLKGGAVAGSVAGSGGGLPREAGGGCREQRSDWRRKQLRKVRSVELDRLPEAPLFLAAAPAAASSSSSSSSPEPPETLLLHYLHGPPRSSPASPTASPSRCAELLEPLPVGSPAGTDPATGRRMEPSPPASRDMENKETLRGLQKMDDRPEERMIREKLKATCMPAWKHEWLERRSRRGPVVVKPIPGKGDGLEMNKLSLEPQAEGQSTASSPTQKGRRSPSPSSSSSSSSRTVKSESPGVRRKRVSPVPFQSGRITPPRRAPSPDGFSPYSPEETSRRVNKVMRARLYLLQQIGPNSFLIGGDSPDNKYRVFIGPQTCSCGRGTFCIHLLFVMLRVFQLEPSDPMLWRKTLKNFEVESLFQKYHSRRSSRIKAPSRNTIQKFVSRMSNSHTLSSSSTSTSSSENSMKDEEEQMCPICLLGMLDEESLTVCEDGCRNKLHHHCMSIWAEECRRNREPLICPLCRSKWRSHDFYSHELPNPVDSSVLRVVQQQTQQQPTAVSQRRTQDSNFNLTHYGVQQIPSVYKDLAEPWIQVFGMELVGCLFSRNWNIREMALRRLSHDVSGALLLANGESTGNSGSSNGNNTNAGALGAASGSSQTSISGDVVVESCCSVLSMVCADPVYKVYVAALKTLRAMLVYTPCHTLAERTKLQQLLKPVVETILVKCADANSRTSQLSVSTLLEMCKGQAGELAIGREILKSGSIGIGGVDYVLNCILGTQTETSNWQALLGRLCLIDRLLLEFPGEFYPHIVCGDVLQADTVVDRYKKLLSLLTFALQSIDNSHSMVGKLSRRVFLSAARMVARVPHVFVKLLEMLSVTSSTHYARMRRRLMAIADEMEIAEAIQLGMEEMHSGDCRHEDFLQLPVPDNSPEATESNTPNNTVQLLGKSGKGLSDKKLSASPEDVSDALPGLTVGLPVSSITTEQPKPAIQTKGKPQSQCLNSSPSSSHSQSLFPTLLSPSNPSVPAGTVTDVSKLRPQGFIPCKIPSPSPQTQRKLSLQFQRNCSENKEPEKLSPLFTQARPLPSSHIRRPKPSRPTPSDVNKQGETLKSSMTLDLNDISQCDGSSSSSSSAVIPSEETVFTPVDEKCRLDVNAELNSSIEDLLEASMPTSDGTVTFKSEVAVLSPERAENDDTYKDDVNHNQKCKEKMEAEEEEALAIAMAMSASQDALPVIPQLQVENGEDIIIIQQDTPETLPGHTKAKHHYREDAEWLKGQQIGLGAFSSCYQAQDVGTGTLMAVKQVTYVRNTSSEQEEVVEALREEIRMMSHLNHPNIIRMLGATCEKSNYNLFIEWMAGANLLIDSTGHRLRIADFGAAARLASKGTGAGEFQGQLLGTIAFMAPEVLRGQQYGRSCDVWSVGCVVIEMACAKPPWNAEKHSNHLALIFKIASATTAPSIPTHLSPGLKDVTLRCLELQPQDRPPSRELLKHPVFRTTW
- the MAP3K1 gene encoding mitogen-activated protein kinase kinase kinase 1 isoform X3, giving the protein MENKETLRGLQKMDDRPEERMIREKLKATCMPAWKHEWLERRSRRGPVVVKPIPGKGDGLEMNKLSLEPQAEGQSTASSPTQKGRRSPSPSSSSSSSSRTVKSESPGVRRKRVSPVPFQSGRITPPRRAPSPDGFSPYSPEETSRRVNKVMRARLYLLQQIGPNSFLIGGDSPDNKYRVFIGPQTCSCGRGTFCIHLLFVMLRVFQLEPSDPMLWRKTLKNFEVESLFQKYHSRRSSRIKAPSRNTIQKFVSRMSNSHTLSSSSTSTSSSENSMKDEEEQMCPICLLGMLDEESLTVCEDGCRNKLHHHCMSIWAEECRRNREPLICPLCRSKWRSHDFYSHELPNPVDSSVLRVVQQQTQQQPTAVSQRRTQDSNFNLTHYGVQQIPSVYKDLAEPWIQVFGMELVGCLFSRNWNIREMALRRLSHDVSGALLLANGESTGNSGSSNGNNTNAGALGAASGSSQTSISGDVVVESCCSVLSMVCADPVYKVYVAALKTLRAMLVYTPCHTLAERTKLQQLLKPVVETILVKCADANSRTSQLSVSTLLEMCKGQAGELAIGREILKSGSIGIGGVDYVLNCILGTQTETSNWQALLGRLCLIDRLLLEFPGEFYPHIVCGDVLQADTVVDRYKKLLSLLTFALQSIDNSHSMVGKLSRRVFLSAARMVARVPHVFVKLLEMLSVTSSTHYARMRRRLMAIADEMEIAEAIQLGMEEMHSGDCRHEDFLQLPVPDNSPEATESNTPNNTVQLLGKSGKGLSDKKLSASPEDVSDALPGLTVGLPVSSITTEQPKPAIQTKGKPQSQCLNSSPSSSHSQSLFPTLLSPSNPSVPAGTVTDVSKLRPQGFIPCKIPSPSPQTQRKLSLQFQRNCSENKEPEKLSPLFTQARPLPSSHIRRPKPSRPTPSDVNKQGETLKSSMTLDLNDISQCDGSSSSSSSAVIPSEETVFTPVDEKCRLDVNAELNSSIEDLLEASMPTSDGTVTFKSEVAVLSPERAENDDTYKDDVNHNQKCKEKMEAEEEEALAIAMAMSASQDALPVIPQLQVENGEDIIIIQQDTPETLPGHTKAKHHYREDAEWLKGQQIGLGAFSSCYQAQDVGTGTLMAVKQVTYVRNTSSEQEEVVEALREEIRMMSHLNHPNIIRMLGATCEKSNYNLFIEWMAGGSVAHLLSKYGAFKESVIINYTEQLLRGLSYLHENQIIHRDVKGANLLIDSTGHRLRIADFGAAARLASKGTGAGEFQGQLLGTIAFMAPEVLRGQQYGRSCDVWSVGCVVIEMACAKPPWNAEKHSNHLALIFKIASATTAPSIPTHLSPGLKDVTLRCLELQPQDRPPSRELLKHPVFRTTW